Proteins from one Sarcophilus harrisii chromosome 2, mSarHar1.11, whole genome shotgun sequence genomic window:
- the LOC116421111 gene encoding 60S ribosomal protein L12-like, which produces MTPKFDPDEINVMFLKYTGGYTGGEVCATSTLVPKLVHWGLSPKKVDDYITKATGDWEGLRITVKLTIQNRQAQTEVVSASTLIISGLKALPQDRKKQKNVKHSRNISFHEIISNALQMRHQFLARNLSATIEEIRVTS; this is translated from the exons ATGACACCCAAGTTTGATCCTGATGAAATTAATGTCATGTTTTTAAAGTACACTGGTggt tacactggTGGTGAAGTTTGTGCCACATCAACTCTGGTTCCCAAATTAGTCCATTGGGGTTTGTCTCCCAAAAAAGTTGATGATTACATCACCAAGGCAACGGGTGACTGGGAAGGGCTAAGAATCACGGTGAAACTTACTATCCAGAACAGACAGGCCCAGACTGAGGTTGTTTCTGCCTCAACCTTGATCATCAGTGGCCTAAAGGCACTTCCTcaggacagaaagaaacagaaaaatgttaAGCACAGTAGAAACATCAGTTTTCATGAGATTATCAGCAATGCTCTACAGATGAGGCACCAATTCTTGGCAAGAAACCTGTCTGCAACCATAGAAGAGATACGTGTAACATCCTAG